The Sphingorhabdus sp. Alg231-15 genome has a segment encoding these proteins:
- the ribA gene encoding GTP cyclohydrolase II: MTAPVALDSKAARRAARAIDALRRGWPIAIESDGGALNLLPVETTDLDQHLSAQSQIRLLISSSRADTLKLLNQRASADPALPVQINLAGPVNSAEIIAIVDPVLDMRHPMKGPFRSEELGHPEAAKAAMELARHGGLLPAFLIIDEPAEDRLQTEDVAAYADSNALVISAHAKLPVAANTNAHIYGFRSEADSTDHIALVVGERDDTTPVVRLHSECLTGDVLGSLKCDCGPQLHAALAQMSEANWGVLLYLRQEGRGIGLINKLRAYALQDQGFDTVDANQRLGFAIDARDFSIAAQMLQRLGIGKIKLMTNNPEKVEGLEGCGIAVADRLPVKITANPHNEFYLDTKRDRTGHKL; this comes from the coding sequence ATGACGGCGCCAGTCGCCCTTGACTCCAAAGCTGCGCGGCGCGCAGCAAGAGCAATTGATGCTTTGCGGCGCGGTTGGCCGATAGCGATTGAATCAGATGGTGGGGCATTAAACCTGCTGCCTGTCGAAACGACCGATCTGGATCAGCATCTGTCTGCGCAGTCGCAAATCAGACTTCTCATATCGTCTAGCCGTGCGGATACGTTGAAACTGTTAAACCAGCGCGCCTCCGCCGACCCGGCATTACCGGTTCAGATTAATCTGGCTGGACCTGTTAATTCCGCAGAGATTATCGCGATTGTTGATCCGGTACTGGATATGCGACATCCGATGAAAGGACCCTTTCGGAGCGAGGAACTGGGTCATCCGGAAGCCGCCAAGGCGGCGATGGAACTGGCGCGACATGGGGGATTGCTTCCGGCATTCCTGATCATCGACGAGCCGGCAGAAGACCGACTACAAACCGAGGATGTTGCAGCTTATGCCGATTCCAACGCGTTGGTCATTAGTGCTCATGCGAAGTTACCGGTCGCCGCCAATACAAATGCGCATATATACGGGTTTCGCAGCGAAGCGGACTCCACCGATCACATTGCGCTGGTCGTCGGGGAACGCGATGACACCACTCCGGTCGTGCGGTTACACAGCGAATGCCTGACCGGTGATGTCCTGGGCAGCCTAAAATGCGACTGTGGCCCACAGCTTCATGCCGCCCTCGCCCAGATGAGCGAGGCAAACTGGGGCGTATTGCTTTATCTGCGACAAGAGGGTCGCGGGATCGGGCTGATCAATAAACTGCGCGCCTACGCCTTGCAGGATCAAGGATTTGACACAGTTGACGCCAATCAGCGGCTTGGTTTTGCTATTGATGCACGGGATTTCTCCATAGCGGCGCAGATGCTGCAACGGCTTGGTATCGGCAAGATCAAATTGATGACCAACAATCCGGAAAAGGTTGAAGGACTAGAAGGCTGCGGCATTGCCGTTGCTGACCGCCTGCCGGTCAAGATTACCGCCAATCCGCACAATGAATTCTATCTCGACACCAAGAGGGACCGCACGGGTCACAAGCTTTGA
- the xth gene encoding exodeoxyribonuclease III has protein sequence MSDSLKVVSWNINSVRARIEIVERFLKEEAPDVLCLQETKVRDDQFPEGAFRQLGYNHLVLNGQPMHHGVAMISRVPLHKDERFDWQANGEARHVGARLENGIRIENVYIPAGGEIPDRDQNPKFGQKLDFYQRMTDWSAALETPTILLGDFNVAPLESDVWSHKQLINVVSHTQVEIDIMAKLQAAHDWVDIGRKFIPDPERLYTWWSYRARDWRESDKGRRLDHVWVSPELESKAVSHVVHEDARGWTKPSDHAPLITEFKF, from the coding sequence ATGAGTGATAGTCTGAAAGTCGTTAGCTGGAATATTAACAGCGTCCGTGCTCGAATCGAAATTGTCGAGCGATTTTTGAAGGAAGAAGCGCCGGATGTGCTCTGCCTGCAGGAAACGAAGGTTCGCGATGACCAGTTTCCTGAAGGGGCGTTCCGGCAATTAGGCTATAATCATCTCGTATTGAACGGACAGCCAATGCATCATGGCGTTGCGATGATCAGCCGCGTTCCGCTCCATAAAGACGAACGCTTTGACTGGCAGGCCAATGGCGAAGCCCGCCATGTCGGCGCCCGGCTGGAAAACGGTATACGCATTGAGAATGTCTATATTCCGGCCGGCGGAGAGATTCCGGACCGGGACCAAAACCCTAAATTCGGTCAAAAACTGGATTTCTATCAGCGCATGACAGACTGGTCAGCCGCTTTGGAAACACCAACTATATTGCTGGGTGACTTTAATGTGGCGCCGCTCGAGTCTGATGTCTGGAGCCATAAACAGCTCATCAACGTGGTTAGCCACACACAAGTCGAGATCGATATCATGGCCAAATTGCAGGCCGCGCATGACTGGGTCGATATTGGCCGTAAGTTTATTCCCGATCCTGAACGTCTGTACACATGGTGGAGCTATCGTGCTCGCGACTGGCGTGAATCGGACAAAGGGCGGCGACTGGATCATGTCTGGGTCAGCCCGGAACTGGAAAGCAAAGCCGTGAGTCATGTTGTTCATGAGGACGCTCGCGGTTGGACCAAGCCATCGGATCACGCCCCGCTGATCACGGAATTCAAATTTTGA
- a CDS encoding outer-membrane lipoprotein carrier protein LolA, producing the protein MLRFAFLLAAAPLALTASIPATAQQSPADDINAISAHLRAMTTMTASFTQTDRSGQLLPGKLTLKQPGRIRFQYGKEANLLIVGDGKALTMIDYDVNQVQRWPIRNSPLGALLNPERDLSKYGKIIPTRNPDVLSVEVRDPKRPEYGVITMVFTKIAGAPAGLRLDGWVSLDSKNNRTSIRLSDQKFGVPVAKNAFKWSDPRRKRRGRR; encoded by the coding sequence ATGTTGAGATTTGCTTTTCTGCTCGCCGCTGCGCCTTTGGCACTGACGGCCAGCATTCCGGCAACGGCCCAACAAAGCCCTGCGGATGATATTAATGCGATCTCCGCACACTTGCGCGCAATGACCACCATGACTGCCAGTTTCACGCAGACCGACCGCAGTGGACAACTTTTACCAGGAAAACTGACGTTAAAGCAGCCTGGCCGGATACGTTTTCAATATGGCAAGGAAGCCAATTTGCTGATTGTTGGCGATGGCAAAGCGCTGACGATGATCGATTATGACGTGAATCAGGTTCAGCGCTGGCCGATCAGGAATAGTCCCTTGGGCGCGCTGCTTAATCCCGAACGCGACTTGTCGAAATATGGAAAAATCATCCCGACTCGCAATCCGGATGTGCTGAGCGTCGAAGTTCGGGACCCGAAACGCCCGGAATATGGCGTGATTACCATGGTTTTCACTAAGATAGCGGGCGCGCCTGCAGGTTTGCGGCTTGATGGCTGGGTATCGCTCGATTCGAAGAACAATCGGACTTCAATCCGGCTTTCTGATCAAAAATTTGGGGTTCCAGTGGCCAAAAACGCTTTCAAATGGAGCGATCCGCGAAGAAAACGCCGTGGCAGACGATGA